gcagaagagagaggagacactGGGACAGCGCATGGGATTGGGGCTGTGGATCCAAGGAGGACGCAGGAAGATGAAGAGGGACCAAAGAAccaagaggaggcagaagagagaggagacaggagaagaaagaggagacaaaaggaagagaaccaagaggaggcagaagagagaggagacgagagaggaagagaggccgaggatcgaagaggagacaggagaagagatagaggaaggaggaggagaggccgaggaccgaagaggagacagaagagagaggagacaaaaggaagagaaccaagaggaggcagaagagagaggagacgagagaggaaggaggaggaggggccgaggatcgaagaggagacaggagaagagatagaggaaggaggaagagaggCCGAAGACCGaagaggcagaagagagaggagacaggagaagagatagaggaagtAGGAAGAAAGGCCGAGGACcgaagaggaggcagaagagagaggagacaggagaagagatagaggaagagaggcagaggatcgaagaggagacaggagaagagatagaggaaggaggaggagaggccgagtatcgaagaggaggcagaagagaggagaagagatagaggaaggaGGAAGAAAGGCTGAGAGacgaagaggagacagaagagggaggagacaggagaaggaggagacaaaaggaagagaaccaagaggaggcagaagagagaggagacaggagaagaaagaggagacaaaaggaagagaaccaagaggaggcagaagagagaggagacaggagagagaggagacaggagagagaggagactaAAGGAAGAGAAccaagaggaggcagaagagagaggagacaggagagagaggagacaagaagagagaggagacaggagaagagatagaggaagtAGGAAGAAAGGCCGAGGACcaaagaggaggcagaagagagaggagacaggagaagagatagaggaagtAGGAAGAAAGGCCGAGGAacgaagaggagacagaagagagaggagacaggagaagaaagaggagacaaaaggaagagaaccaagaggaggcagaagagagatgagacgagagaggaaggaggagacaaaaggaagagaaccaagaggaggcagaagagagaggagacgagagaggaaggaggagacaaaaggaagagaaccaagaagaggcagaagagagaggagacaggagaagaaagaggagacaaaaggaagagaaccaagaggaggcagaagagagaggagacgagagaggaaggaggaggagaggccgaggatcgaagaggagacagaagagagaggagacgagagaggagacaggagaagagatagaggaaggaggaggagaggccgaggatcgaagaggagacaggagaagagagaggaaggaggaggagaggccgaggatcgaagaggagacaggagaagagatagaggaaggaggaggagaggccgaggatcgaagaggagacaggagaagagatagaggaaggaggaggagaggccgaggaccgaagaggagacagaagagagaggagatagaagagagaggagacaaaaggaagagaaccaataggaggcagaagagagaggagacaggagaagagatagaggaaggaTTAAGAAAGGCCGAGGAAcgaagaggaggcagaagagagaggagacaggagaagagatagaggaaggaggaggagaggccgaggatcgaagaggagacaggagaagagagagaggaaggaggaggagaggccgaggatcgaagaggagacaggagaagagatagaggaaggaggaggagaggccgaggaccgaagaggagacagaagagagaggaggcagaagagagaggagacaaaaggaagagaaccaataggaggcagaagagagaggagacaggagaagagatagaagaaggaggaagaaaggccgaggatcgaagaggagacaggagaagagagagaggaaggaggaggagaggccgaggatcgaagaggagacaggagaagagatagaggaaggaggaggagaggccgaggaccgaagaggagacagaagagagaggagatagaagagagaggagacaaaaggaagagaaccaataggaggcagaagagagaggagacaggagaagagatagaggaaggaTTAAGAAAGGCCGAGGAAcgaagaggaggcagaagagagaggagacaggagaagagatagaggaaggaggaggagaggccgaggaccgaagaggagacagaagagagaggaggcagaagagagaggagacaaaaggaagagaaccaataggaggcagaagagagaggagacaggagaagagatagaggaaggaggaagaaaggccgaggatcgaagaggagacaggagaagagagagaggaaggaggaggagaggccgaggaccgaagaagagacagaagagagaggagataggagagaggagacaaaaggaagagaaccaataggaggcagaagagagaggagacaggagaagagatagaggaaggaGGAAGAAAGGCCGAGGAACGAAGCGGagacaggagaagagagagaggaaggaggaggagaggccgaggatcgaagaggagacaggagaagagatagaggaaggaggaggagaggccgaggaccgaagaggagacagaagagagaggagatagaagagagaggagacaaaaggaagagaaccaataggaggcagaagagagaggagacaggagaagagatagaggaagtAGGAAGAAAGGCCGAGGATCGaagaggagacaggagaagagagagaggaaggaggaggagaggccgaggatcgaagaggagacaggagaagagatagaggaaggaggaggagaggccgaAGATCGaagaggagacaggagaagagatagaggaaggaggaggagaggccgaggaccgaagaggagacagaagagagaggagatagaagagagaggagacaaaaGGAAGAGAACCAATAGtaggcagaagagagaggagacaggagaagagatagaggaaggaTTAAGAAAGGCCGAGGAAcgaagaggaggcagaagagagaggagatagaagagagaggagacaaaaggaagagaaccaataggaggcagaagagagaggagacaggaggAAGAAAGGTCGAGGAAcgaagaggaggcagaagagaggagacaaaaggaagaaatagaggaaggaggaagagaggCCGAGGACcgaagaggaggcagaagagagaggagacaggagaagagatagaggaaggaggaggagaggccgaggaacgaagaggaggcagaagagaggagacaaaaggaagaaatagaggaaggaggaagagaggCAGAGAAACGAAGAGGAGGCAGAAgagggaggagacaggagaagaaagaggagacaaaaggaagagagagaggaaggaggaagcgaggccgaggaacgaagaggaggcagaagagagaggagacaggagaataaagaggagacaaaaggaagagagagaggaaggaggaagcgaggccgaggaacgaagaggaggcagaagagagaggagacaggagaataaagaggagacaaaaggaagagagagaggaaggaggaagCGAGGACGAGGAAagaagaggaggcagaagagagaggagacaggagaagaaagaggagacaaaaggaagagaaccaagaggaggcagaagagagaggaaggaggaggagaggctgaGGACcgaagaggaggcagaagagaggagacaaaaggaagagagagaggaaggaggaagagaggCCGAGGAACAAAGAGGAGGCAGAAGAGGGAGGAGCcaggagaagaaagaggagacaaaaggaagagaaccaagaggaggcagaagagagaggagacaggagaagaaagaggagacaaaaggaagagaaccaagaggaggcagaagagagaggagacaggagaagagatagaggaaggaggaggagaggccgaggaccgaagaggaggcagaagagaggagacaaaaggaagagctagaggaagaggaagagaggccGAGGAacgaagaggagacagaagagagaggaagCAGGAGGGAAAAAGAGGGGCTAAGGAGCCAAGAAGAGGCGGAAAACGGAGGAGGAAAAGATGGCAAAAAGATGAAGAGGAGGAAGGGCCGAAGGGTCAAAAGGATGCGGATGAAAGAGGAAAAAGGAGCTAAGAGAAGGTAGACTGGGGAGGACAGCGGGGCACAGAGGTGAGAAGGGACGCAGAGGCAAGCAGGGGGACAGAGGACAGCGAGGGACAGAGGACAGCAGGGGATAGCGGGGGACAGAGCACAGCGGGGGGGACAGAGCACAGCGGGGGGGACAGAGGACAGCGGGGGGACAGAGCACAGCGGGGGGACAGAGCACAGCGGGGGGACAGAGCACAGCGGGGGGACAGAGGCCGCTCATGGGCAGCAGTGGGAGCGctcctcttaccttgtctatggagTTCTTGTTGTTGACCGCATACACGATGCAGATAACATTCGCCTGCAGGACAAGGAGCAGAATGAAGACAGGAGCCCGGGGTCACTGAGCGAAACGCGTCATGTAGACACCGGAGACAATCCGTCCTCCGGATGAGGGTCTTACCCGTGAGATCTCATTATACAGCTGTTCATCCGTCTGCTCCGCCTCTGTGAAGAGAGCACACCCCAGATAATGATCTGCAGATCCGGAGGGCCCCATTGGTCAATGGTCTGCAGATAACTATGGCATGTGTTTGGTGGTTGTTCCGCGCCATCCCATGACCACGCCAAGGATGCACCAGTGGTATGAGCACTTACCAGAGTAATCTACGATGTGGGTGGGCACCCGCTCCGGGGTCACATCTCCTGGGATTGTGATCTCCTCAGCACGAGCAGGAACCTAAAGAAGATTGCAGATTACGGGATAATCCAGGAGCAGGCAAGAGATTAGGAGGCTCCTCCTGACACACTCATATACATGAAGGGGCCCCTCCAGAGAAACCCTCGACCCCAGAATCTGGTGCAGCCCAGCATGGCCACCCACCACAACCACCAAAATGTAAGGACAAGTCCAGCCTCACCTCCTCCGGAAACTCCTCACTGACCAGCGACATCACGAGAGACGTCTTCCCCACGCGGGCTGCAAAGAAAGCACAGACGTCACAATCCACGCAcaatctccaggagatcagcgacaatcagCATCTaatctccaggagatcagcgacaatcgggatccaatctccaggagatcagcgacaatcggggtccaacctccaggagatcagcaACAATCAGGGTCcaatctccaggagatcagcgacaatctgggtccaacctccaggagatcagcaACAATCAGGGTCcaatctccaggagatcagcgacaatcggggtccaacctccaggagatcagcgacaatcagggtccaacctccaggagatcagcgacaatcagCATCTaatctccaggagatcagcgacaatcgggatccaatctccaggagatcagcgacaatcggggtccaacctccaggagatcagcgacaatcagCATCTaatctccaggagatcagcgacaatcggggtccaacctccaggagatcagcgacaatcgggatccaacctccaggagatcagcgacaatcggggtccaacctccaggagatcagcgacaatcagCATCTaatctccaggagatcagcgacaatcgggatccaatctccaggagatcagcgacaatcggggtccaacctccaggagatcagcgacaatcagCATCTaatctccaggagatcagcgacaatcggggtccaacctccaggagatcagcgacaatcgggatccaacctccaggagatcagcgacaatcggggtccaacctccaggagatcagcgacaatcggggtccaacctccaggagatcagcgacaatcggggtccaacctccaggagatcagcgacaatcggggtccaacctccaggagatcagcgacaatcggggtccaacctccaggagatcagcgacaatcggggtccaacctccaggagatcagcgacaatcggggtccaacctccaggagatcagcgacaatcggggtccaacctccaggagatcagcgacaatcggggtccaacctccaggagatcagcgacaatcggggtccaacctccaggagatcagcgacaatcggggtccaacctccaggagatcagcgacaatcggggtccaacctccaggagatcagcgacaatcggggtccaacctccaggagatcagcgacaatcggggtccaacctccaggagatcagcgacaatcggggtccaacctccaggagatcagcgacaatcggggtccaacctccaggagatcagcgacaatcggggtccaacctccaggagatcagcgacaatcggggtccaacctccaggagatcagcgacaatcggggtccaacctccaggagatcagcgacaatcggggtccaacctccaggagatcagcgacaatcggggtccaacctccaggagatcagcgacaatcggggtccaacctccaggagatcagcgacaatcggggtccaacctccaggagatcagcgacaatcggggtccaacctccaggagatcagcgacaatcggggtccaacctccaggagatcagcgacaatcggggtccaacctccaggagatcagcgacaatcggggtccaacctccaggagatcagcgacaatcggggtccaacctccaggagatcagcgacaatcggggtccaacctccaggagatcagcgacaatcggggtccaacctccaggagatcagcgacaatcggggtccaacctccaggagaacagcgacaatcggggtccaacctccaggagatcagcgacaatcggggtccaacctccaggagatcagcgacaatcggggtccaacctccaggagatcagcgacaatcggggtccaacctccaggagatcagcgacaatcggggtccaacctccaggagatcagcgacaatcagggtccaacctccaggagatcagcgacaatcggggtccaacctccaggagatcagcgacaatcggggtcc
This is a stretch of genomic DNA from Anomaloglossus baeobatrachus isolate aAnoBae1 unplaced genomic scaffold, aAnoBae1.hap1 Scaffold_5492, whole genome shotgun sequence. It encodes these proteins:
- the LOC142283817 gene encoding mitochondrial Rho GTPase 1-like, which codes for RVGKTSLVMSLVSEEFPEEVPARAEEITIPGDVTPERVPTHIVDYSEAEQTDEQLYNEISRANVICIVYAVNNKNSIDKVTNHWIPLINERMDKDSRIPLILVGNKSDLLDYSSMETVLPIMNQYSEIETCVE